Proteins from a single region of Chanodichthys erythropterus isolate Z2021 chromosome 13, ASM2448905v1, whole genome shotgun sequence:
- the scai gene encoding protein SCAI isoform X1 — translation MTGVGAEDDIPLCERKTVTDFCYLLDKSKQLFNGLRDLPQYGHKQWQSYFGRTFDVYTKLWKFQQQHRQVLDNRYGLKRWQIGEVASKIGQLYYHYYLRTSETSYLNEAFSFYSAIRQRSYYHQVNKEDRPELVVKKLRYYARFIVVCLLLNKMDLVKVLVKELSEEIEDYTQRFNTEDQLEWNLVLQEVAAFVEADPLMILNDDNGVVVISNRLQEGGVPPLEQGMVVGQLTLADALIIGNCNNQVKFSELTIDMFRMLQALEREPVNLATQSSKPGTLEPNEKPAKRENPHKYLLYKPTFSQLYTFLSASFKELPANSVLLVYLSATGVFPTGRSECEGPYDFGGVLTNTNRDVVNGEMVQKRNQAQKEMHCLHPGDLFPFTRKPLFIIVDSSNSTAYKNFSNLFGQPLVCLLSPTVYPKSMQDQSQRGSLFTLFLYNPLMGFLSVCGLSSMRYGLWEKAQELLRKFFHDIGQMITSSRVIDQAYLQFYGDEFLRLLMIRFVFCCTTLRLHKLFRLDEDAVSVRLLQEARSFPESYPPLPKQEMVESSLLQKHVLELAAMLDVQNLFSDGMLDNY, via the exons GGATCTGCCTCAATATGGACACAAGCAGTGGCAGTCCTATTTTGGCCGAACATTTGACGTATACACCAAGCTGTGGAAGTTTCAGCAGCAGCACAG ACAAGTCCTGGACAACCGGTATGGTCTCAAGAGGTGGCAGATAGGTGAAGTGGCCTCGAAAATTGGCCAGCTGTACTACCATTACTA CCTCCGCACATCAGAAACAAGCTACCTAAATGAAGCCTTTTCTTTCTATTCGGCCATTCGCCAGCGATCATATTACCACCAAGTCAACAAAGAAGACAG GCCTGAGCTGGTTGTAAAAAAGTTGAGGTATTACGCTCGGTTTATTGTTGTTTGTCTGTTGCTCAACAAGATGGACCTGGTTAAAGTGCTAGTGAAG GAGCTGTCTGAGGAGATTGAGGACTACACCCAGCGCTTCAACACAGAGGACCAGTTAGAGTGGAACCTGGTGCTGCAAGAAGTTGCTGCTTTTGTggag GCAGATCCTCTTATGATCCTAAATGATGACAACGGCGTGGTGGTCATATCCAATCGTTTGCAGGAGGGAGGTGTGCCCCCCCTTGAACAGGGCATGGTGGTTGGCCAGCTCACCTTGGCAGATGCACTCATCATTGGCAACTGTAACAATCAG GTGAAGTTTAGCGAGCTGACCATCGATATGTTTCGTATGCTTCAAGCGCTTGAGAGGGAACCAGTGAACCTGGCCACACAAAGCTCCAAACCAGGGACACTT GAGCCCAATGAAAAGCCTGCCAAGAGAGAGAACCCTCATAAATATCTCCTCTACAAACCAACCTTCAGCCAGCTCTACACTTTCCTGTCTGCCTCCTTCAAG GAGCTGCCAGCCAATAGTGTCCTGCTGGTGTATCTCTCTGCCACTGGAGTTTTCCCCACTGGACGCTCAGAGTGTGAAG gACCTTATGACTTTGGGGGTGTGCTTACCAACACTAACCGAGATGTGGTCAACGGTGAGATGGTGCAGAAGAGAAATCAGGCACAAAAAGAGATGCACTG cCTCCACCCTGGAGATCTTTTCCCCTTCACCAGGAAACCTCTGTTTATCATTGTCGACTCATCCAACAGCACAGCTTATAAG AATTTCTCCAATCTGTTCGGCCAACCACTTGTATGCCTGCTTTCTCCGACAGTATATCCGAAGAGCATGCAAG ACCAGTCTCAGCGTGGGAGTCTGTTTACTCTCTTTCTCTACAACCCCCTCATGGGCTTCCTGTCTGTCTGTGGACTGAGCAGCATGCGCTATGGATTGTGGGAAAAGGCCCAGGAACTCCTGCGGAAGTTTTTCCATGACATTGGCCAGATGATCACGAGTTCCCGAGTTATAG ATCAGGCCTATCTGCAATTTTATGGCGATGAGTTTCTGCGTCTGCTCATGATTCGTTTCGTGTTCTGCTGCACCACGCTCCGATTACACAAGCTCTTTCGG TTGGATGAGGATGCTGTTTCTGTGCGTTTGTTACAGGAAGCGAGGAGTTTTCCAGAATCGTACCCTCCGCTGCCGAAACAGGAGATGGTGGAGAGCAGCCTTCTACAGAAACATGTGCTGGAGCTGGCGGCCATGTTGGATGTGCAAAACCTCTTCTCTGATGGCATGTTGGATAACTATTGA
- the scai gene encoding protein SCAI isoform X2: MTGVGAEDDIPLCERKTVTDFCYLLDKSKQLFNGLRDLPQYGHKQWQSYFGRTFDVYTKLWKFQQQHRQVLDNRYGLKRWQIGEVASKIGQLYYHYYLRTSETSYLNEAFSFYSAIRQRSYYHQVNKEDRPELVVKKLRYYARFIVVCLLLNKMDLVKVLVKELSEEIEDYTQRFNTEDQLEWNLVLQEVAAFVEADPLMILNDDNGVVVISNRLQEGGVPPLEQGMVVGQLTLADALIIGNCNNQVKFSELTIDMFRMLQALEREPVNLATQSSKPGTLEPNEKPAKRENPHKYLLYKPTFSQLYTFLSASFKELPANSVLLVYLSATGVFPTGRSECEGPYDFGGVLTNTNRDVVNGEMVQKRNQAQKEMHCLHPGDLFPFTRKPLFIIVDSSNSTAYKNFSNLFGQPLVCLLSPTVYPKSMQDQSQRGSLFTLFLYNPLMGFLSVCGLSSMRYGLWEKAQELLRKFFHDIGQMITSSRVIDQAYLQFYGDEFLRLLMIRFVFCCTTLRLHKLFREARSFPESYPPLPKQEMVESSLLQKHVLELAAMLDVQNLFSDGMLDNY; this comes from the exons GGATCTGCCTCAATATGGACACAAGCAGTGGCAGTCCTATTTTGGCCGAACATTTGACGTATACACCAAGCTGTGGAAGTTTCAGCAGCAGCACAG ACAAGTCCTGGACAACCGGTATGGTCTCAAGAGGTGGCAGATAGGTGAAGTGGCCTCGAAAATTGGCCAGCTGTACTACCATTACTA CCTCCGCACATCAGAAACAAGCTACCTAAATGAAGCCTTTTCTTTCTATTCGGCCATTCGCCAGCGATCATATTACCACCAAGTCAACAAAGAAGACAG GCCTGAGCTGGTTGTAAAAAAGTTGAGGTATTACGCTCGGTTTATTGTTGTTTGTCTGTTGCTCAACAAGATGGACCTGGTTAAAGTGCTAGTGAAG GAGCTGTCTGAGGAGATTGAGGACTACACCCAGCGCTTCAACACAGAGGACCAGTTAGAGTGGAACCTGGTGCTGCAAGAAGTTGCTGCTTTTGTggag GCAGATCCTCTTATGATCCTAAATGATGACAACGGCGTGGTGGTCATATCCAATCGTTTGCAGGAGGGAGGTGTGCCCCCCCTTGAACAGGGCATGGTGGTTGGCCAGCTCACCTTGGCAGATGCACTCATCATTGGCAACTGTAACAATCAG GTGAAGTTTAGCGAGCTGACCATCGATATGTTTCGTATGCTTCAAGCGCTTGAGAGGGAACCAGTGAACCTGGCCACACAAAGCTCCAAACCAGGGACACTT GAGCCCAATGAAAAGCCTGCCAAGAGAGAGAACCCTCATAAATATCTCCTCTACAAACCAACCTTCAGCCAGCTCTACACTTTCCTGTCTGCCTCCTTCAAG GAGCTGCCAGCCAATAGTGTCCTGCTGGTGTATCTCTCTGCCACTGGAGTTTTCCCCACTGGACGCTCAGAGTGTGAAG gACCTTATGACTTTGGGGGTGTGCTTACCAACACTAACCGAGATGTGGTCAACGGTGAGATGGTGCAGAAGAGAAATCAGGCACAAAAAGAGATGCACTG cCTCCACCCTGGAGATCTTTTCCCCTTCACCAGGAAACCTCTGTTTATCATTGTCGACTCATCCAACAGCACAGCTTATAAG AATTTCTCCAATCTGTTCGGCCAACCACTTGTATGCCTGCTTTCTCCGACAGTATATCCGAAGAGCATGCAAG ACCAGTCTCAGCGTGGGAGTCTGTTTACTCTCTTTCTCTACAACCCCCTCATGGGCTTCCTGTCTGTCTGTGGACTGAGCAGCATGCGCTATGGATTGTGGGAAAAGGCCCAGGAACTCCTGCGGAAGTTTTTCCATGACATTGGCCAGATGATCACGAGTTCCCGAGTTATAG ATCAGGCCTATCTGCAATTTTATGGCGATGAGTTTCTGCGTCTGCTCATGATTCGTTTCGTGTTCTGCTGCACCACGCTCCGATTACACAAGCTCTTTCGG GAAGCGAGGAGTTTTCCAGAATCGTACCCTCCGCTGCCGAAACAGGAGATGGTGGAGAGCAGCCTTCTACAGAAACATGTGCTGGAGCTGGCGGCCATGTTGGATGTGCAAAACCTCTTCTCTGATGGCATGTTGGATAACTATTGA